In Maridesulfovibrio sp., a single genomic region encodes these proteins:
- a CDS encoding DHH family phosphoesterase, which translates to MAYFKQLEDRIQDLLALCNKDERWLVVVNADPDSLASAMAFKRIVGRRVAGVGIAHINEVKRLDNLAMIHYLRIPAQRMIPTLVAQYDRYAIIDSQPHHHPDFDDVKFSVVIDHHPLPPEPYPFAEFTDIRPDYGATSTMLTEYLYNLKIRPAKLLATALLYGIKTDTQSFERPFIDDDVKAFRYLTKYGDMNLIKRITKSEIHPDWLRYFSRAFYNLRRIGPGLYSHLGKVENPDTLVILADFFMRVHGVSWDVVSGIYEDTLVIIFRGDGLRKNMGRMAAKLFSEIGSAGGHKAAARAEIKLNALEGADPESFVVKQLTKGKKKTVKRI; encoded by the coding sequence ATGGCTTATTTCAAACAGCTTGAAGACCGGATTCAGGATTTGCTTGCCCTGTGCAACAAAGATGAACGCTGGCTTGTAGTGGTTAATGCCGACCCGGATTCCCTGGCCTCGGCCATGGCATTCAAACGCATTGTAGGCCGCAGGGTGGCCGGTGTGGGGATTGCTCACATCAACGAGGTCAAGCGGCTGGACAACCTGGCCATGATCCACTACCTGCGCATTCCGGCGCAAAGGATGATCCCGACGTTGGTGGCGCAGTACGACAGGTACGCGATAATCGATTCCCAGCCGCATCATCATCCGGATTTTGATGACGTGAAATTTTCAGTGGTCATAGACCACCATCCACTCCCTCCGGAGCCGTATCCTTTCGCAGAATTTACAGATATCAGGCCTGATTACGGTGCCACCAGCACCATGCTGACCGAGTATCTCTACAACCTCAAGATTCGGCCTGCAAAGCTTCTGGCCACGGCCCTGCTTTACGGGATCAAGACCGATACCCAGAGTTTTGAGCGGCCTTTCATCGATGATGATGTCAAGGCCTTCCGCTATCTGACCAAGTACGGGGACATGAACCTGATCAAGCGGATCACCAAAAGTGAGATTCATCCCGACTGGCTGCGCTATTTCTCCCGTGCTTTCTATAACCTGCGCCGTATCGGACCGGGGCTCTATTCCCATCTCGGCAAGGTGGAAAACCCGGATACTCTGGTTATTCTCGCGGATTTTTTCATGCGCGTACACGGTGTTTCCTGGGATGTTGTCTCGGGAATCTACGAAGATACGCTGGTGATTATTTTCCGGGGTGACGGCCTGCGCAAGAACATGGGCAGGATGGCGGCCAAGTTGTTCAGCGAGATCGGTTCCGCCGGGGGACACAAGGCTGCAGCCCGAGCGGAAATCAAGCTCAATGCCCTGGAAGGTGCGGACCCCGAGTCATTTGTGGTCAAACAGCTTACCAAAGGCAAGAAAAAGACCGTCAAGCGCATCTGA
- a CDS encoding bifunctional adenosylcobinamide kinase/adenosylcobinamide-phosphate guanylyltransferase — protein MITFILGGNKSGKSDYALDLFAGYTGKKCFIATGKAKDMAFRRQITQHRKERDPSIPVLEAGADLCSVLKRAKKDYDHLLVDSLDFWMFSCLQDAQGECLIGDVVRLLSDWDGPDIILVSCEVGLGPIPMTRELRGFIRNLGSLNRKMAALADEAYLVAAGLPLTLKK, from the coding sequence TTGATTACATTCATACTTGGGGGCAATAAGTCGGGAAAATCGGACTATGCCCTTGATCTTTTTGCCGGGTACACCGGGAAGAAATGTTTTATCGCCACAGGTAAGGCCAAAGATATGGCCTTCCGCCGGCAGATAACGCAGCATCGTAAGGAACGGGACCCTTCCATCCCAGTGCTGGAGGCGGGGGCGGATCTGTGTTCCGTTCTGAAAAGGGCAAAAAAGGATTATGACCATCTGCTGGTGGATAGTCTGGATTTCTGGATGTTTTCCTGTCTGCAGGATGCACAGGGTGAATGTCTTATCGGGGATGTTGTCCGGCTTTTGTCTGATTGGGACGGGCCGGATATTATTCTGGTGTCGTGTGAAGTGGGCCTTGGCCCCATACCCATGACCCGTGAGCTCCGCGGTTTCATAAGAAACCTGGGGTCACTCAACCGAAAAATGGCCGCATTAGCCGATGAGGCGTATCTCGTGGCCGCAGGTCTGCCCCTGACCTTGAAAAAATAA
- the cbiR gene encoding cobamide remodeling phosphodiesterase CbiR, producing the protein MFKFLNTNRPKIVLAAPSWVIPGTVAENCFHLAGKVDEIALLFFETEACLKYTRNDLPTDLAETGLSFHIHHPLDLPWSAGGDAVAGIVLELASLAAHLSPRAHVIHPPEDGPEAEKALMDFAGAIRGAGFDPGMFLFENIKENSLSDYVGTIRECGFGICLDLGHILSYGQHSLLDGQIKGIVRMLHLNAPGPGGKHAPLDSLSDSDIPVLDVMFSLLDGNGTVTVEVFEEVGFSNSLKFLEKYFADK; encoded by the coding sequence ATGTTCAAATTTTTGAATACCAACAGGCCGAAAATCGTTCTGGCAGCTCCTTCCTGGGTAATTCCGGGCACCGTGGCGGAGAATTGTTTCCACCTCGCAGGAAAAGTGGATGAAATAGCCCTTCTTTTCTTCGAGACCGAGGCGTGTCTTAAATATACCCGGAACGATTTGCCTACTGATCTTGCCGAAACCGGACTGTCCTTTCACATACATCACCCGCTGGACCTGCCGTGGTCCGCCGGCGGCGATGCGGTCGCCGGTATTGTGCTTGAACTTGCCTCGCTGGCCGCACACCTCAGTCCGCGTGCGCATGTGATACATCCGCCCGAAGATGGTCCTGAAGCGGAAAAAGCTTTGATGGATTTCGCTGGTGCAATCAGGGGGGCGGGTTTTGATCCTGGAATGTTTCTGTTTGAGAACATAAAAGAGAACAGCCTAAGTGACTATGTAGGGACTATCCGGGAATGCGGATTCGGAATATGTCTTGATCTCGGGCACATACTGTCATACGGACAACATTCTCTACTGGACGGACAGATCAAGGGAATTGTTCGTATGCTGCATCTCAATGCTCCCGGTCCCGGTGGAAAACATGCGCCTCTGGACAGCCTTTCCGATAGTGATATTCCTGTTCTGGATGTCATGTTCAGTCTGCTTGATGGAAACGGAACGGTTACAGTCGAGGTTTTTGAAGAAGTCGGATTTTCTAATTCGCTGAAATTCCTTGAAAAATATTTTGCTGATAAATAA
- a CDS encoding UvrD-helicase domain-containing protein: MERFIADLHIHSRFSRATSKALSPRLLAAWARVKGIDVIGTGDFTHPEWVAEIEDQLVDDGSGLFSLKDPQGLEKEIGWADGPFAGQTRFMLQTEISSIYKKLGKTRKVHNLVFMPDLDSVKKFNARLDAIGNLKSDGRPILGLDSRDLLEIVLETHDKAFLVPAHIWTPWFSLFGAKSGFDSVEECFGDLGSEIFAMETGLSSDPEMNWLISALDRFRMISNSDAHSGENLGREANVFSGDLSYEGIYRALRGEGLGHKFMGTIEFFPEEGKYHMDGHRKCGVVLDPRESKMRGGICPVCGKPLTRGVYSRIMELADRDDPQQPKGQPGFASLVPLKELISEVVGTGPKSKKVLGIYAPLIRDFGSEFTVLQQVPVEDIRRHNVHLAEGIRRMREGQVIRNSGFDGQYGTISVFSPQERDEIVNGVKLVVVRKEKSDLDMRKPGIEILKESAVEEDSGVVRFNEAQKAAVEAGPAPVLVIAGPGTGKTQTLMGRIKYLLERGTRARRLLALTFTRKAAEEMNERMRNMLGDEEVLPRADTLHALAFEYWQTSFDQAPVLLNEEGAKKVFARANPQLSGAKLKNAWESLSLARETMQPPGEAEAVILAAYSAQKDQFNLVDYTDLLEFWLEELKSDRYVRSFTHVLVDEVQDLSPLQIAIVHRLAGEDGEGLFAIGDPDQSIYGFRGAAGDVAQRFREFWSDLIEVSLEDNYRSAQEVLDAAASVLENPTLLTARRNYEADIHLFSAPDSTREASWISDRVKHLIGATSHSLGDSFGHGTMSPGDIAVLVRFKALIGPIESMLKRQGIPCSVPENESFWHDPRVEALLAAARRMLGFAEDADEEVPEVPERIIAQGPLGLSAYLDNMPPFDQLFWESRAFREMSKGYKEYGGWSGLLNWIHMQDDLDQVRKKAEKVRIMSMHAAKGLEFDAVFLAGLDDGIMPFAGIDVLTGNVTGAAAMADEGEERRLLYVGMTRARKKLYLSHADKRQLYGRTLRLPVSRFLNNLPDCVKRSAMVARKVQKEKRISLLDM; the protein is encoded by the coding sequence ATGGAAAGATTTATCGCCGACCTGCATATCCATTCCAGATTTTCACGCGCAACCAGCAAGGCCCTGAGCCCCAGACTGCTCGCCGCATGGGCGAGGGTGAAGGGGATTGACGTAATCGGGACCGGGGACTTCACCCATCCTGAATGGGTGGCCGAGATAGAAGACCAGCTTGTGGATGACGGATCGGGACTTTTTTCCCTCAAGGACCCGCAGGGGCTGGAAAAAGAGATCGGCTGGGCGGACGGCCCCTTTGCCGGACAGACCCGGTTCATGCTGCAGACGGAAATAAGCTCCATATATAAAAAGCTGGGCAAGACCCGCAAGGTGCACAACCTTGTCTTCATGCCCGATCTGGATTCGGTCAAAAAATTCAATGCCCGGCTCGATGCCATCGGCAATCTCAAATCGGACGGACGGCCCATTCTCGGGCTGGACAGCAGGGACCTGCTGGAAATAGTCCTCGAAACCCACGACAAGGCCTTTCTGGTTCCCGCCCATATCTGGACTCCATGGTTTTCGCTGTTCGGGGCGAAATCCGGCTTCGATTCCGTAGAGGAATGTTTCGGCGATCTCGGATCGGAAATTTTTGCCATGGAGACCGGTCTTTCCTCGGACCCGGAAATGAACTGGCTCATTTCCGCTCTGGACAGATTCCGCATGATTTCAAACTCCGATGCCCATTCCGGTGAGAATCTGGGACGGGAGGCCAACGTTTTCAGCGGTGATCTTTCCTATGAAGGTATCTACCGGGCTCTGCGTGGGGAGGGACTTGGCCACAAGTTCATGGGAACCATCGAATTTTTCCCGGAAGAGGGCAAGTACCACATGGACGGGCACCGCAAATGCGGCGTGGTGCTTGATCCCCGTGAATCGAAAATGCGCGGCGGGATATGCCCGGTCTGCGGCAAGCCGCTTACCCGTGGAGTCTATTCCCGGATCATGGAGCTCGCGGACCGCGATGATCCGCAGCAGCCCAAGGGACAGCCCGGATTCGCCTCGCTCGTTCCGCTCAAGGAGCTTATTTCTGAAGTGGTCGGAACAGGGCCCAAGAGCAAAAAAGTACTCGGAATCTACGCCCCGCTCATCAGGGATTTCGGTTCGGAATTTACCGTGCTGCAACAGGTTCCGGTGGAGGATATAAGGCGGCATAACGTGCATCTGGCCGAAGGCATCAGGCGCATGCGCGAAGGGCAGGTTATCCGCAATTCCGGTTTTGACGGCCAGTACGGCACAATTTCAGTTTTCTCTCCGCAGGAACGCGACGAAATAGTCAACGGCGTCAAGCTCGTGGTTGTGCGCAAGGAAAAGAGTGATCTGGATATGCGCAAACCGGGCATTGAGATCCTCAAGGAATCCGCTGTGGAAGAGGATTCCGGGGTTGTCCGGTTCAATGAGGCCCAGAAGGCCGCTGTGGAGGCCGGACCAGCTCCTGTGCTGGTCATTGCCGGACCGGGTACGGGCAAGACCCAGACCCTGATGGGCCGGATCAAATATCTGCTTGAAAGGGGCACAAGGGCCAGACGCCTCCTTGCGCTGACATTCACCCGCAAGGCGGCCGAAGAGATGAACGAGCGCATGCGCAACATGCTCGGCGATGAAGAGGTGCTGCCAAGGGCGGATACCCTGCACGCGCTGGCCTTTGAATACTGGCAGACCTCGTTTGATCAGGCTCCGGTGCTTCTGAATGAGGAGGGGGCCAAAAAAGTTTTTGCCCGGGCCAATCCGCAACTGAGCGGTGCAAAGCTGAAGAATGCCTGGGAATCCCTCAGTCTGGCTCGTGAAACCATGCAGCCTCCCGGAGAAGCGGAAGCTGTGATTCTGGCCGCATACTCCGCCCAGAAGGATCAGTTCAATCTGGTCGATTATACCGACCTGCTCGAATTCTGGCTGGAGGAGCTGAAGTCCGATCGGTACGTGCGCAGTTTCACTCATGTGCTGGTAGACGAGGTTCAGGACCTTTCTCCCTTGCAGATCGCCATAGTACACAGGCTGGCCGGAGAGGACGGCGAGGGGCTTTTCGCCATCGGTGACCCGGATCAGTCCATTTACGGATTCCGGGGCGCAGCCGGTGATGTGGCCCAGCGGTTCAGGGAGTTCTGGAGCGATCTGATCGAAGTTTCTCTTGAGGACAACTACCGTTCCGCGCAGGAAGTGCTGGACGCAGCCGCTTCCGTGCTTGAAAATCCCACTCTGCTTACGGCCAGAAGGAATTACGAAGCCGATATTCATCTTTTTTCAGCACCGGACAGCACCCGCGAGGCATCATGGATCAGCGATCGCGTGAAGCATCTTATCGGGGCCACGAGTCACAGCCTCGGCGATTCTTTCGGGCACGGCACGATGAGTCCCGGAGATATTGCCGTGCTGGTGCGCTTCAAGGCGCTGATCGGTCCTATCGAGTCAATGCTCAAGCGGCAGGGCATACCCTGCAGTGTCCCGGAAAATGAAAGTTTCTGGCATGACCCGCGTGTTGAGGCCCTGCTGGCCGCAGCCCGGCGTATGTTGGGCTTTGCCGAGGATGCCGATGAAGAGGTTCCGGAAGTGCCGGAGCGGATTATCGCACAGGGGCCTTTGGGCCTTTCCGCCTATCTGGACAACATGCCGCCATTCGACCAGCTTTTCTGGGAGAGCAGGGCGTTCAGGGAGATGTCCAAGGGATATAAGGAATACGGCGGATGGTCCGGCCTGCTGAACTGGATTCACATGCAGGACGATCTTGATCAGGTCCGCAAAAAGGCCGAAAAGGTGCGGATCATGTCCATGCATGCCGCGAAGGGCCTGGAATTCGATGCTGTTTTTCTGGCCGGTCTGGATGACGGGATTATGCCTTTTGCCGGAATAGATGTGCTGACCGGCAACGTCACAGGAGCAGCCGCAATGGCTGACGAAGGAGAGGAGCGCAGGCTGCTCTACGTGGGCATGACCAGAGCCAGAAAGAAATTATACCTTTCACACGCGGATAAAAGGCAGCTTTACGGACGAACCTTGCGTCTTCCCGTGTCTCGGTTTCTGAACAATCTTCCGGACTGTGTGAAAAGGTCGGCCATGGTCGCCCGCAAGGTCCAGAAGGAAAAGCGGATCAGCCTGCTGGACATGTGA
- a CDS encoding flavin reductase family protein, with product MTKKNIGVQGFTMPMPQTILGCRHEGRDNFMALAWVSRVNYNPALMMVSVGKRHFSNPAIKASGEFSVNIPSVDMVEITDFVGLVSGSTLDKSELFEVERGELENAPVIKSCPMSIECKVYDSMELPNDTLFVGEVVATWCNESILTDGVPDIKKVNPFTLTMPDNLYWSVGECVGRAWHDGKKLK from the coding sequence ATGACAAAGAAAAATATCGGGGTGCAGGGTTTCACCATGCCCATGCCCCAGACCATTCTCGGATGCAGGCACGAGGGGCGGGATAATTTCATGGCCCTGGCCTGGGTTTCCCGGGTTAACTACAACCCCGCGCTGATGATGGTTTCCGTTGGAAAAAGGCATTTTTCCAATCCCGCTATCAAGGCCAGCGGAGAGTTCAGCGTGAACATTCCTTCCGTTGACATGGTTGAGATTACAGATTTCGTAGGACTGGTTTCCGGCAGCACCCTTGATAAATCGGAGTTGTTCGAAGTGGAACGCGGTGAGTTGGAGAATGCCCCGGTGATCAAATCCTGCCCGATGTCGATTGAGTGCAAAGTTTACGATTCCATGGAACTGCCCAACGATACGCTTTTTGTGGGTGAGGTCGTGGCGACATGGTGCAACGAGTCCATCCTGACCGACGGAGTGCCGGACATAAAGAAAGTGAATCCTTTCACCCTGACCATGCCAGACAACCTCTACTGGAGTGTCGGGGAATGTGTGGGCAGGGCCTGGCATGACGGCAAGAAGTTGAAATAG
- the zupT gene encoding zinc transporter ZupT — translation MFAENAMFALGLTLLAGLSTGIGSTLAFFAKKTNTRFLSLALGFSAGVMIYVSFMEIMVKARVALQADLGDVAGVWVSVISFFGGIGLIALIDKWVPSYENPHEMHRVEELSPAGASAAFESGEMPDIGNGLDSEAGRKKLLRMGTMAALAIGIHNFPEGLATFTAALSDPHLGVAIAVAIAIHNIPEGIAVSVPIYYATGDRKKAFIYSFLSGLAEPVGAAVGYLLLMPIMSKTVFGVVFAGVAGIMVFISLDELLPAAEEYGEHHMSIYGLVSGMALMAVSLLLFL, via the coding sequence ATGTTCGCTGAGAACGCAATGTTTGCATTGGGATTGACCCTGCTGGCCGGGCTTTCCACCGGCATAGGTTCGACCCTGGCCTTTTTCGCCAAGAAAACGAATACCCGTTTTCTTTCCCTTGCTCTGGGATTTTCTGCCGGGGTCATGATTTATGTTTCTTTCATGGAGATAATGGTCAAGGCGCGTGTCGCCCTGCAGGCCGATCTCGGAGACGTTGCCGGGGTCTGGGTTTCGGTAATCTCTTTTTTCGGTGGAATTGGGTTGATTGCCCTTATCGATAAGTGGGTTCCGTCTTATGAAAACCCGCATGAAATGCACCGTGTCGAGGAACTGAGCCCCGCCGGGGCTTCTGCCGCGTTCGAGTCCGGAGAGATGCCGGATATAGGCAACGGACTTGATTCCGAGGCCGGCAGAAAAAAGCTGCTCCGCATGGGTACCATGGCCGCTCTTGCCATCGGCATCCACAACTTTCCCGAGGGACTGGCCACTTTTACCGCCGCACTGAGCGATCCGCATCTGGGAGTTGCCATTGCCGTGGCCATAGCAATCCACAATATTCCTGAAGGAATAGCTGTTTCGGTTCCCATTTATTACGCCACCGGGGACAGGAAAAAGGCTTTTATCTATTCCTTTCTGTCCGGTCTTGCGGAACCGGTGGGGGCTGCCGTCGGGTATCTTCTGCTTATGCCGATCATGTCCAAGACCGTATTCGGAGTTGTTTTTGCCGGAGTTGCAGGTATCATGGTTTTTATCTCGCTGGATGAACTGCTTCCGGCTGCTGAAGAATACGGAGAGCACCATATGTCCATCTATGGTCTGGTCTCCGGGATGGCCCTTATGGCCGTGTCCCTGCTTCTTTTTTTGTAG
- a CDS encoding cation:proton antiporter, translating into MGIASDLVILIVAGLLGGMIARLLRQPLLLGYIIAGVLVGPHTGGVTVTDVHDIELLAEIGVALLLFTLGIEFSINELKPVRHVALIGTPLQIVLTMLVGYGTGTLMGWDTGLSIWFGAFISLSSTMVVLKTLESRGLIGTLSSRVMLGMLVVQDLAIVPMLIIMPQLGSEEFGLDDLGMAGLKTFLFLAAMFLLGTRIIPRIMKIVAGWNSREMFMLTCSAIGLGIGYATHMLGLSFAFGAFVAGMVLSESRYAYQALSDILPLRDIFSMVFFASVGMLIDPMYVWHNLPVIILLSCSILVGKGIVFGAVSWIFRYRNVIPLALGLGMFQVGELSFLLLQQGADSGSFPSQYFPLFMGTGILTMLLTPFAASLTEPIYSFLRSHREEDPLQTVNIPEEGLEGHVVILGFGRFGSYVAGALAGVGVPHMVVELNSNKVELAAEKGECVIYGDAAQEIVLEAAGITKASSVLMTIPSIHGSTAVIENIRRIAPNVPVTALSRNPEHLDVLNSLGVRHIIMPEFETGLEMVRHTLFLLSLPPAEIQNVMDSMRRERYTTDVELSHPKYAQLSRLSRAAESIALNWVTIKDGAEIVGKSLAGSRIRTVTGVSVTGVLRGEDFELNPKGDYRFEPGDIVGVLGGKDNIRQFKIFAGEKDS; encoded by the coding sequence GTGGGAATTGCTTCTGATCTGGTCATACTTATCGTTGCCGGTCTGCTCGGCGGGATGATTGCCCGGCTGCTTCGTCAGCCGCTTCTGCTCGGATACATTATTGCCGGTGTACTGGTCGGCCCGCACACCGGAGGGGTCACCGTTACCGATGTTCACGATATCGAGCTGCTGGCGGAAATCGGTGTCGCCCTGCTCCTTTTCACGCTGGGTATCGAGTTTTCCATCAATGAACTGAAACCTGTCCGCCATGTAGCCTTGATCGGTACCCCTCTCCAGATAGTGCTGACCATGCTTGTAGGGTACGGGACAGGTACGCTCATGGGCTGGGATACCGGACTTTCCATCTGGTTCGGCGCGTTCATTTCCCTGTCCAGTACCATGGTGGTCCTTAAGACACTGGAAAGCCGGGGGCTTATCGGGACGCTGTCCAGCCGGGTGATGCTCGGAATGCTGGTTGTGCAGGATCTTGCCATCGTACCCATGCTGATAATCATGCCTCAACTCGGATCAGAGGAATTCGGCCTGGATGATCTGGGGATGGCCGGACTCAAGACTTTTCTGTTTCTTGCAGCCATGTTCCTGTTGGGAACACGGATAATCCCGCGGATCATGAAAATTGTAGCCGGCTGGAACTCGCGTGAAATGTTCATGCTCACCTGCAGTGCCATCGGTCTTGGTATCGGCTACGCAACGCACATGCTGGGGCTTTCTTTCGCCTTCGGGGCCTTTGTTGCCGGGATGGTGCTCAGTGAATCCCGCTACGCCTATCAGGCCCTGAGCGATATTCTGCCCCTGCGCGATATTTTCAGCATGGTCTTTTTCGCTTCCGTGGGAATGCTCATCGACCCGATGTATGTCTGGCACAATCTGCCGGTAATAATACTCCTTTCCTGCTCCATACTTGTGGGAAAGGGAATTGTTTTCGGGGCGGTTTCCTGGATATTCCGCTACCGTAACGTTATTCCGCTGGCGCTGGGACTGGGCATGTTTCAGGTCGGCGAGCTCTCTTTCCTGCTTTTGCAGCAGGGAGCCGATTCCGGTTCTTTTCCTTCGCAGTATTTTCCGCTTTTCATGGGAACGGGGATTCTGACCATGTTGCTTACGCCGTTCGCAGCATCCCTTACAGAACCGATATATTCATTTCTGCGCAGTCACAGGGAAGAGGACCCTCTCCAGACTGTCAACATCCCCGAAGAGGGGCTGGAAGGGCATGTGGTTATTCTCGGATTCGGGCGGTTCGGATCTTATGTGGCCGGAGCGCTGGCCGGAGTGGGAGTTCCGCACATGGTTGTGGAACTTAATTCCAACAAGGTGGAACTGGCCGCAGAGAAAGGAGAATGCGTTATCTACGGTGATGCCGCGCAGGAGATTGTGCTGGAAGCGGCGGGAATAACAAAGGCCAGCAGTGTGCTCATGACCATACCTTCAATACATGGCTCAACTGCAGTGATAGAAAATATACGCCGTATAGCCCCGAATGTACCGGTCACCGCGCTTTCCCGTAACCCGGAACATCTGGATGTGCTAAATTCACTTGGGGTTCGCCATATCATCATGCCCGAATTCGAAACCGGGCTGGAGATGGTCCGCCACACCCTGTTCCTGCTGTCCCTGCCCCCGGCGGAAATACAGAATGTAATGGATTCCATGCGCAGGGAAAGGTATACGACAGATGTGGAGCTCAGCCATCCCAAGTATGCCCAGCTTTCACGGCTAAGCAGAGCAGCGGAATCCATAGCTCTCAATTGGGTAACGATCAAGGACGGCGCCGAGATTGTAGGTAAATCTCTTGCCGGAAGTCGTATTCGCACTGTAACAGGGGTGTCCGTAACCGGTGTCCTGCGCGGTGAGGATTTCGAACTCAACCCTAAGGGTGATTACCGTTTCGAACCGGGGGATATTGTCGGAGTTCTTGGCGGAAAGGATAATATAAGGCAATTCAAAATATTTGCCGGGGAAAAAGATTCATGA